A genomic window from Scomber scombrus chromosome 18, fScoSco1.1, whole genome shotgun sequence includes:
- the hao1 gene encoding hydroxyacid oxidase 1, which yields MSELRVCVSDFEKEAKRVLPKTVYDYYRSGADEQNTLADNVAAFKRWCFLPRVLRDVSTVDLSVSVLGHNLSMPICVAATAMQRMAHPDGETATARACQAMGTGMMLSSWATSTIEEVMSAMTTSPGHGGVMWMQLYIYKDRELTLSLVRRAEEAGYKALFVTVDTPYLGRRWDDMRNGFKLPSHLSMSNFQTAFLAFSEGNYDKDSGLAVYVANAIDPSICWDDITWLKKHTHLPIIVKGVLNGQDAVQALNYGVDGILVSNHGARQLDGVPATLDVLEEVVGAVQGRCDVYMDGGVRRGTDVLKALALGAKAVFLGRPVLWGLACQGEQGVTEVLELLKVELRLAMALAGCRSVSEVSRSLVRRVDFTSRM from the exons ATGTCGGAGCtccgtgtatgtgtgtcagactTTGAGAAGGAGGCCAAGAGAGTTCTTCCTAAAACTGTATATGACTACTACCGCTCAGGAGCTGATGAGCAAAACACACTGGCTGACAATGTTGCTGCCTTCAAGag GTGGTGTTTTTTGCCTCGGGTTCTGAGGGACGTGTCCACGGTGGATCTGAGTGTCTCTGTGCTGGGACATAATCTCAGCATGCCCATCTGTGTCGCAGCCACAGCAATGCAGAGGATGGCTCACCCTGATGGAGAGACAGCTACTGCAAGAG CATGCCAAGCAATGGGGACAGGGATGATGCTGAGCTCCTGGGCTACCTCCACTATAGAGGAAGTGATGTCAGCAATGACAACCTCACCTGGTCATGGGGGTGTCATGTGGATGCAGCTCTACATCTATAAAGACCGAGAGCTTACGCTGTCATTGGTCCGCCGGGCAGAGGAGGCAGGTTATAAAGCTCTCTTTGTTACCGTGGATACACCATACCTGGGTAGGAGATGGGATGACATGCGCAACGGCTTTAAACTGCCCTCACACCTGAG tatGTCTAACTTCCAGACAGCCTTTCTGGCTTTCTCTGAGGGGAACTATGATAAAGACAGTGGTCTGGCTGTTTATGTTGCAAATGCAATAGACCCCAGCATCTGCTGGGATGACATCACCTGgctaaagaaacacacacacctacctatCATTGTGAAAGGAGTACTAAAtg gtcagGATGCTGTCCAGGCTTTGAATTATGGTGTTGATGGCATCTTGGTATCCAATCACGGAGCTCGACAGCTGGATGGGGTTCCTGCCAcg ctggaTGTgttggaggaggtggtgggggcAGTGCAGGGTCGCTGTGATGTCTACATGGATGGAGGAGTGAGGCGAGGGACAGACGTCCTGAAGGCATTAGCTCTGGGAGCAAAGGCTGTGTTCCTCGGCCGACCGGTGCTGTGGGGCCTCGCCTGTCAG gggGAACAGGGAGTTACTGAGGTTCTGGAACTTCTAAAAGTTGAGCTGCGACTGGCTATGGCCCTGGCAG GCTGTCGTTCTGTATCTGAGGTGAGCAGGTCTCTGGTCAGAAGAGTGGATTTTACTTCCAGGATGTGA